One Simonsiella muelleri ATCC 29453 DNA window includes the following coding sequences:
- a CDS encoding UvrD-helicase domain-containing protein: MFFEDNTPDLLRHLNPQQAQAVECNPKTSALILAGAGSGKTRVLTTRIAWLLQNQHAGVHNIMAVTFTNKAAKEMQTRLSAMLPYNLRAMWLGTFHGICNRFLRLHYRDAGLPQTFQILDSSDQASIIKRLLKQLNIDEKSLAPRTLQGFINAQKEAGLRANVLDAPDPFTQRLIKCYAEYEQLCQREGVVDFAELLLRSYEILNANPALLAHYQSRFTHILVDEFQDTNKLQYAWLKLLADGGAAVFAVGDDDQSIYRFRGANVGNMTQFLRDFQINQPIKLEQNYRSVGNILAAANAVIQNNTDRLGKNLRTDAEAGEKISFFAAYNDIAEADFIVNEIKELKRENWQLNQIALLYRSNAQSRVLEQALFQAAISYKIYGGLRFYERLEVKHALAYLRLAINPNDDNALLRVINFPPRGIGTRSIENIQAAAQQQNSSLWQAAQGMGKKIAPFIELVEQLRGQVGVVSLAELVKSVLDLSGLIKHYQNQKQISEQERVENLEELVNAATGFRVEDVQLDMLPENLADNPALPVIAFLSNAALESGENQAGSGDQAVQLMTVHAAKGLEFDAVFISGMEEGRFPSELSMNEAGGLAEERRLMYVAITRARKRLYISMAQQRMLHGQMQYGVPSRFVDEIPDSLLHHLSPPSKSRNLNDNSHLIFNQTAPAISRTELPREFDGFLIGENVRHEKFGVGVIIDASDKGNGSANLTINFGAQGVKELNTAFAKLTKI, translated from the coding sequence ATGTTTTTTGAAGATAATACCCCTGACTTACTCCGACATTTAAATCCACAACAAGCCCAAGCTGTTGAATGTAATCCCAAAACTTCCGCATTGATTTTGGCAGGTGCAGGCAGTGGCAAAACTCGCGTTTTGACCACACGCATCGCATGGCTGTTGCAAAATCAACACGCTGGTGTCCACAACATCATGGCGGTAACCTTTACCAACAAAGCCGCCAAAGAAATGCAAACGCGCCTATCTGCCATGTTGCCATACAATTTACGCGCCATGTGGCTTGGTACATTTCACGGCATTTGCAACCGATTTTTAAGGCTGCATTACCGTGATGCAGGCTTGCCACAAACATTCCAAATTTTAGACAGCAGCGACCAAGCGTCTATTATTAAACGTTTGTTAAAACAATTAAATATTGACGAAAAGAGCCTTGCACCACGCACGCTACAGGGTTTCATCAATGCGCAAAAAGAAGCAGGTTTACGCGCAAACGTTTTGGACGCGCCCGACCCATTCACGCAACGATTAATCAAATGTTACGCCGAATACGAACAATTATGCCAACGCGAAGGTGTGGTGGATTTCGCGGAATTATTATTGCGAAGTTATGAAATTTTAAACGCCAATCCTGCACTTTTAGCGCATTATCAAAGCCGTTTCACACATATTTTGGTTGACGAATTTCAAGATACAAATAAACTACAATACGCTTGGCTAAAATTATTGGCAGACGGTGGCGCAGCGGTGTTTGCGGTAGGCGATGACGACCAAAGTATTTATCGCTTTCGTGGTGCAAATGTCGGTAATATGACGCAGTTTTTACGCGATTTCCAAATTAATCAGCCAATTAAGTTGGAACAAAATTACCGTTCAGTAGGCAATATTTTGGCAGCTGCTAACGCTGTGATTCAAAATAATACCGATCGTTTGGGCAAAAATTTGCGTACTGATGCTGAAGCTGGTGAAAAAATTAGTTTCTTTGCTGCCTACAATGATATCGCAGAAGCAGATTTTATTGTAAATGAAATCAAAGAATTGAAACGAGAAAATTGGCAATTAAATCAAATCGCCCTACTCTATCGTAGCAACGCACAATCTCGCGTGTTGGAACAAGCTTTGTTTCAGGCTGCCATCTCGTACAAAATTTACGGTGGTTTGCGCTTTTACGAACGCTTGGAAGTCAAACATGCGCTGGCTTATTTACGTTTGGCGATTAATCCAAATGATGATAATGCTTTGTTACGCGTGATTAATTTTCCACCACGTGGCATCGGAACGCGCAGCATTGAAAATATTCAGGCTGCTGCACAACAACAAAATAGCAGCCTGTGGCAAGCCGCACAAGGTATGGGCAAGAAAATTGCGCCATTTATTGAATTAGTGGAACAATTACGCGGACAAGTAGGTGTGGTCTCACTGGCTGAACTGGTCAAAAGCGTGTTGGATTTGAGTGGATTAATCAAGCATTATCAAAATCAAAAGCAAATTTCAGAACAAGAACGCGTGGAAAACTTAGAAGAATTGGTCAATGCCGCTACAGGTTTTCGCGTAGAAGACGTGCAATTGGATATGCTGCCTGAAAATTTGGCAGACAATCCAGCCTTGCCAGTGATTGCCTTTTTGAGTAATGCCGCGTTGGAAAGTGGCGAAAATCAAGCAGGGAGTGGCGACCAAGCTGTCCAATTAATGACGGTTCATGCCGCTAAAGGTCTTGAATTTGATGCAGTTTTTATTTCAGGAATGGAGGAAGGACGTTTCCCTAGCGAATTGAGCATGAATGAAGCTGGCGGTTTGGCAGAAGAGCGGCGATTGATGTATGTTGCCATCACACGCGCCCGCAAGCGGCTGTACATCAGCATGGCACAACAGCGAATGTTGCATGGACAAATGCAATATGGCGTACCATCACGTTTTGTGGATGAAATTCCCGATTCACTGTTGCATCATTTATCACCACCAAGCAAATCTAGAAATCTAAATGACAACAGCCATTTGATTTTTAATCAAACTGCACCCGCCATTTCACGCACCGAATTACCACGTGAATTTGATGGCTTTTTGATTGGCGAAAATGTGCGACATGAAAAATTTGGTGTGGGTGTGATTATTGATGCCAGCGACAAAGGCAACGGTTCAGCCAATTTAACCATCAATTTTGGCGCACAAGGTGTGAAAGAACTAAATACCGCCTTTGCCAAATTAACAAAAATTTAA
- a CDS encoding surface lipoprotein assembly modifier, with the protein MKRAYQILTVYTLSLFAPMWAYAADVSNDAPPSEPIPDTPPVAPPEPETDFDITQNQQRKTENQQPESIPETTQSDGSKRLRLSKDELAKQPELLYRALSSSILLRNVEGVRTLLPIYQEQTQQPKDELLIDLSEGMIARDDGNAGKAAKHYQKALEKNPNMDLVRLNLAQVLFEDHQNRESDKLFEQIQSETELPNNVRDLTQSYRKILKKRSRMNAYAHANYTRNNNVNNSPKERVIHTRNGAWYLPEPESAQGISYRAGVGKDTPLFKNYTFRTNADLWGKFYWDNHKYDDLSTRASVGVAYQNARSEMAVLPYYERRWFGTEKYATEKGIRLESSHWITPRHQALVAAEVGRDTYDTRKFLNGRVSNLSVTWLHTPSNQQYFTLGTDFSRKSAQDSSDSYRRQGIRASWSRSWKRSGLGTTLTANYGQREYDTNDFFNIVRKDKEYSATLSVWHKKVQLWGITPRLVGVYYRNDSNHFMYDYRKAYAFIQLSKSL; encoded by the coding sequence ATGAAACGCGCTTATCAAATACTCACGGTTTATACATTATCATTATTTGCGCCGATGTGGGCGTATGCGGCTGATGTGTCCAATGATGCGCCGCCGTCCGAACCCATACCCGATACGCCACCTGTCGCGCCGCCCGAGCCTGAAACAGATTTTGATATTACTCAAAATCAACAACGTAAAACCGAAAATCAACAGCCCGAATCCATACCTGAAACCACACAATCTGATGGCAGCAAACGTTTACGCTTGAGTAAAGACGAATTGGCAAAGCAGCCTGAATTATTATATCGCGCATTGTCGTCTTCAATTTTGCTGCGAAATGTGGAAGGCGTGCGGACATTGCTGCCCATCTATCAAGAACAAACGCAACAACCTAAAGATGAATTATTGATTGATTTGTCTGAAGGCATGATTGCGCGTGATGATGGCAATGCAGGCAAGGCCGCGAAACATTACCAAAAAGCGTTGGAAAAAAATCCTAATATGGATTTGGTGCGATTGAATTTGGCGCAAGTCTTATTTGAAGATCACCAAAATCGTGAATCAGATAAATTATTTGAACAAATTCAATCAGAAACTGAATTGCCCAATAATGTACGCGATTTAACGCAAAGTTACCGCAAAATACTTAAAAAACGCAGCAGAATGAATGCGTATGCTCATGCAAATTACACACGCAACAATAATGTTAACAACTCACCCAAAGAGCGCGTTATTCATACCCGAAATGGCGCGTGGTATTTGCCTGAACCTGAATCGGCACAAGGAATTTCTTATCGTGCGGGTGTGGGTAAAGATACACCATTATTCAAAAATTACACGTTTCGTACCAATGCGGATTTGTGGGGTAAATTTTATTGGGATAACCACAAATATGACGATTTGAGTACGCGTGCCAGTGTGGGTGTGGCGTATCAAAATGCGCGAAGTGAGATGGCGGTGTTGCCTTATTATGAACGCCGTTGGTTTGGTACGGAGAAATATGCCACTGAAAAAGGCATACGTTTAGAATCATCGCATTGGATTACGCCACGACATCAAGCTTTAGTCGCAGCCGAAGTTGGGCGCGATACTTATGATACGCGCAAATTTCTCAATGGACGTGTCAGTAATTTATCGGTTACTTGGTTACACACACCGAGTAATCAGCAATATTTCACGTTGGGGACGGATTTTTCGCGTAAATCCGCGCAAGATAGCAGTGATTCGTATCGCCGTCAGGGGATTCGGGCGAGTTGGTCGCGGTCGTGGAAACGCAGTGGTTTGGGGACAACTTTGACGGCAAATTATGGGCAGCGCGAATACGATACCAATGATTTTTTTAATATTGTTCGCAAAGACAAAGAATATTCTGCTACGCTATCGGTTTGGCATAAAAAAGTGCAATTGTGGGGCATTACGCCACGTTTGGTAGGTGTGTATTATCGTAATGACAGTAATCATTTTATGTACGATTACCGTAAAGCGTATGCGTTTATTCAGTTGAGTAAATCATTATAA
- a CDS encoding RNA-binding S4 domain-containing protein: MSKQENKDERDDTMRLDKWLWAARFFKTRSLASRQIDLGRVSVNGVKVKTSKYIVVGDVIDLTLNSLPYKLTVLALNHQRRPAPEARLLYAEDTQTIAKREAQKALDQASRITAAYPDGRPTKRDRRQLDRVKRGEW, encoded by the coding sequence ATGAGTAAACAAGAGAATAAAGACGAACGTGATGACACCATGCGTCTAGACAAATGGCTGTGGGCGGCGCGATTTTTCAAAACACGCAGCCTTGCCAGTCGCCAAATTGATTTAGGACGCGTGTCGGTCAATGGCGTAAAAGTGAAAACCAGCAAATACATTGTGGTGGGCGATGTAATTGATTTAACGCTCAATTCATTGCCCTACAAATTAACCGTATTGGCACTCAATCATCAACGCCGCCCCGCACCCGAAGCTCGTCTGCTTTACGCCGAAGATACCCAAACCATCGCTAAACGCGAAGCCCAAAAAGCCTTAGACCAAGCCAGTCGCATTACCGCCGCCTACCCAGACGGTCGCCCAACCAAACGCGACCGCCGCCAATTAGACCGCGTCAAGCGTGGCGAATGGTAA
- a CDS encoding ferredoxin--NADP reductase, which produces MAAYNTQKVLSVHHWTDAYFSFTCTRDESLRFENGQFVMIGLMGDNDKPIMRAYSIASANWEEHLEFFSIKVQDGPLTSKLQHLKVGDDVLVSKKSTGTLIASDLNEGAKHLYLLSTGTGLAPFLSVTRDPDIYEQFEKVILVHGVRKKEDLAYYDHFTKDLPNHEFLGEMVREKLIYYPVVSREPFEHQGRLTDLLKSGKIFKDIGLPPINPKDDRAMLCGSMPMNADTAAILNNFGLVASPKTGVRGDYLIERAFVEQ; this is translated from the coding sequence ATGGCAGCATACAACACCCAAAAAGTGTTATCCGTACATCACTGGACGGACGCTTATTTTTCATTTACTTGTACACGCGATGAAAGCCTACGCTTTGAAAACGGACAATTTGTCATGATTGGTTTAATGGGTGATAACGACAAACCCATCATGCGCGCTTACAGTATTGCCAGCGCAAATTGGGAAGAACATTTAGAATTTTTCAGCATCAAAGTCCAAGACGGACCATTAACCAGTAAATTACAGCATTTAAAAGTTGGCGATGACGTTCTCGTCAGCAAAAAATCAACAGGCACACTGATTGCCAGCGATTTAAATGAAGGTGCTAAGCATTTGTATTTGCTATCAACTGGTACAGGTTTAGCTCCATTTTTAAGCGTAACTCGCGACCCCGACATTTACGAACAATTTGAAAAAGTAATTTTGGTACACGGTGTGCGCAAAAAAGAAGATTTGGCATACTACGACCATTTCACCAAAGATTTACCCAATCATGAATTTTTAGGTGAAATGGTACGCGAAAAATTGATTTATTATCCAGTCGTTTCGCGTGAACCTTTTGAACATCAAGGACGTTTAACCGATTTACTCAAATCGGGTAAAATTTTTAAAGACATCGGTCTGCCCCCCATCAATCCTAAAGACGACCGCGCCATGTTGTGTGGCAGTATGCCCATGAACGCAGACACCGCCGCGATTTTGAACAATTTCGGCTTGGTGGCATCACCCAAAACAGGGGTTCGCGGCGATTATTTAATTGAACGCGCATTCGTAGAACAATAA
- the ispE gene encoding 4-(cytidine 5'-diphospho)-2-C-methyl-D-erythritol kinase — MLPENIIHYPSPAKLNLDLRIIGKLPNGYHALESIFTLINLQDTICITPRHDTQIMLHTPTQGVAPDQDLTVRAAQALQPLASGSLKGADIWLDKQIPMGGGLGGGSSNAATVLMVLNKLWKCRCTMQQLLDIGLRLGADVPFFIFGQTAFARGVGEDLQPIEVPKQYYVLVRPDEHVATPKIFAHPDLPRNSPSNPNPSYQNLQPLRNDMQAVVLQNYPKVQAAFDILRQFGTPRMTGSGSCLFLPCDSEIQATQIQQKLPEDLQSWCVKNINPHPLFQLLSNT; from the coding sequence ATGTTGCCTGAAAATATTATTCACTATCCATCGCCAGCCAAGCTCAATTTGGATTTACGCATCATCGGTAAACTGCCCAATGGCTACCATGCCCTAGAAAGTATTTTTACCCTAATTAATCTGCAAGATACGATTTGTATCACGCCAAGACACGACACGCAAATCATGCTCCATACCCCCACGCAAGGCGTTGCACCCGACCAAGATTTGACTGTTCGTGCCGCCCAAGCCTTACAACCATTGGCTTCAGGCAGCCTGAAAGGTGCGGACATTTGGTTAGACAAACAAATTCCAATGGGTGGCGGCTTAGGTGGTGGCAGTTCAAATGCAGCTACTGTATTGATGGTACTGAATAAATTATGGAAATGCCGCTGCACCATGCAACAATTATTGGACATTGGTTTACGGTTGGGGGCAGATGTGCCATTTTTTATTTTTGGGCAAACGGCGTTTGCGCGTGGTGTTGGTGAAGATTTGCAACCCATTGAAGTACCTAAGCAATATTACGTTTTGGTACGCCCAGATGAACACGTTGCCACACCGAAAATTTTCGCCCACCCCGATTTGCCACGCAACAGCCCCAGCAACCCAAATCCCAGCTACCAAAATTTGCAACCGCTACGCAATGATATGCAAGCTGTTGTTTTACAAAATTATCCTAAAGTTCAGGCAGCCTTTGACATTTTGCGACAATTTGGTACACCGCGCATGACGGGTTCGGGGTCATGCTTATTTTTGCCGTGCGATAGCGAAATCCAAGCCACGCAAATTCAACAAAAGTTGCCTGAAGATTTACAAAGTTGGTGTGTAAAAAACATCAATCCGCATCCTTTGTTTCAATTATTATCAAATACATAA
- a CDS encoding DNA-binding domain-containing protein, with amino-acid sequence MQPENPSQNHLQKLAQAVRHPNLPHDFPADRIAIYAQLVRNNLFHFLDKCFTETPKYLQNNQWFELEEQFIQQGAAHSPFFQDIPQQFYDFLRKNNQLPDYLFHLMDLELAQLAAETATDGDYSQNADAYTLAPSVQIREYPIEYANFFENSTVAPVGNMVIWRNAQAQVMTKNTSAVEWILLNLVAEQPMNLAQILAELAALMPADLAWQDEISRIWQQFLAENIFQAA; translated from the coding sequence ATGCAGCCTGAAAACCCATCGCAAAATCATCTGCAAAAATTGGCGCAAGCCGTCCGTCATCCAAATTTGCCACACGATTTCCCAGCAGATCGCATTGCAATTTATGCGCAATTGGTTCGCAATAATTTGTTTCATTTTTTGGACAAATGTTTTACCGAAACACCAAAATATTTACAAAATAATCAATGGTTTGAATTAGAAGAACAATTTATCCAACAAGGCGCAGCGCACAGCCCATTTTTTCAAGATATTCCGCAGCAATTTTATGATTTTTTACGCAAAAACAATCAATTGCCTGATTATTTGTTCCATTTAATGGATTTGGAGTTGGCGCAATTGGCAGCGGAAACGGCAACAGATGGCGATTATTCGCAAAATGCAGATGCGTACACACTTGCGCCCAGTGTTCAAATTCGCGAATATCCAATTGAATACGCTAATTTTTTTGAAAATTCAACGGTTGCGCCAGTAGGAAATATGGTCATTTGGCGCAATGCTCAAGCGCAAGTAATGACGAAAAACACCAGTGCGGTTGAATGGATTTTGCTGAATTTGGTGGCGGAGCAGCCAATGAATTTGGCACAAATTTTGGCAGAATTAGCGGCGTTGATGCCTGCTGATTTGGCGTGGCAAGACGAAATTAGCCGAATTTGGCAGCAATTTTTAGCAGAAAATATTTTTCAGGCAGCTTGA
- a CDS encoding DUF692 domain-containing protein — MLTGSGLGYRRALATDLLSQPHDTPIHFIEAAPENWLKMGGILRHQFDQAAERYPLALHGLSLSLGGFAPLDFELLKQIKQMMQQYHTSFFSEHISFSQDNAHLYDLLPVPFTEDMVHHIAKRICQVQDFLGEKIAVENTSYYFHSPLAEMNEVQFLNAITQEADCYIHLDVNNIYVNAINHQLLPAKQFIDNVDKNRVKYIHIAGHNADNPQILIDTHGETVHENVWDLLDYAYAQLPQIPPTLLERDFHFPTFDELLNEVQHIENLQKKYKKEI; from the coding sequence ATGCTAACAGGTTCAGGATTGGGCTATCGCCGTGCATTGGCGACAGATTTACTATCACAACCACATGATACACCAATACATTTTATTGAAGCCGCCCCAGAAAATTGGCTGAAAATGGGCGGCATACTGCGCCATCAATTTGACCAAGCAGCCGAACGTTATCCGCTTGCGTTGCATGGTTTATCGTTGTCACTGGGTGGATTTGCGCCGCTAGATTTTGAGTTACTTAAACAAATCAAACAGATGATGCAACAGTATCACACATCATTTTTCTCCGAACACATTAGCTTCAGTCAAGACAATGCGCATTTATACGATTTATTGCCCGTGCCGTTTACAGAAGATATGGTACACCACATTGCTAAACGTATTTGCCAAGTGCAGGATTTTTTAGGTGAAAAAATTGCTGTTGAAAACACATCGTATTATTTTCATTCGCCGCTTGCCGAGATGAATGAAGTTCAATTTCTCAATGCCATCACCCAAGAAGCTGATTGTTATATTCACTTAGACGTAAATAATATTTATGTTAATGCCATCAATCATCAGTTGTTGCCCGCCAAGCAATTTATTGATAATGTGGATAAAAATCGCGTCAAATACATTCACATCGCAGGACACAACGCCGATAATCCGCAAATTTTGATTGACACGCACGGCGAAACCGTCCACGAAAATGTGTGGGATTTGCTGGATTATGCTTACGCGCAATTGCCGCAAATTCCGCCGACTTTGTTGGAACGCGATTTTCATTTTCCGACATTTGATGAATTATTAAATGAAGTACAACATATTGAAAATTTACAGAAAAAATATAAGAAAGAAATTTGA
- the obgE gene encoding GTPase ObgE: MKFIDEAKIEVVGGKGGNGAASFRREKFVPRGGPDGGDGGRGGSVFAVADENVNTLVEYRFVKKYQAKNGEKGHGADRYGAGADDIELHMPVGTLIRDVDTDEIVADLTYHGQRVCVARGGKGGLGNIHFKSSVNRAPKQSTPGEDGEARTLQLELKVLADVGLLGMPNAGKSTLIRAVSAARPKVADYPFTTLHPNLGVVRTDENNSFVMADIPGLIEGAAEGAGLGHRFLKHLSRTGLLLHVVDLAPFDETTDTAGEALAIIHELRKYDENLYDKPRWLVLNKLDMLDDEEAEQRANDFLNAIGWDYPAPDDRFEFDMNTPRLFKISALTHEGTQELIQQITRYLNEKKRLQAEADAIAKAQTQPEITAIVQTDMSVFKAE; encoded by the coding sequence ATGAAATTTATTGACGAAGCCAAAATTGAAGTAGTCGGCGGTAAAGGCGGCAATGGCGCAGCCAGTTTCCGCCGTGAAAAATTCGTACCGCGTGGCGGGCCAGACGGTGGCGATGGCGGACGCGGTGGCAGCGTGTTTGCGGTTGCTGATGAAAATGTGAACACGTTGGTGGAATACCGTTTCGTGAAAAAATACCAAGCGAAAAACGGTGAAAAAGGACACGGCGCAGACCGCTATGGCGCAGGCGCAGACGATATTGAATTGCATATGCCAGTTGGCACGCTGATTCGCGATGTGGACACCGATGAAATTGTGGCGGATTTGACTTATCACGGACAGCGCGTATGCGTAGCACGTGGCGGCAAAGGCGGTCTGGGCAATATTCACTTCAAATCGTCCGTGAACCGTGCGCCTAAACAATCCACACCTGGAGAAGATGGTGAAGCGCGTACTTTGCAATTAGAACTGAAAGTATTGGCAGACGTGGGTTTGCTCGGCATGCCAAATGCAGGCAAATCCACGTTAATTCGTGCGGTGTCGGCAGCGCGTCCGAAAGTGGCAGATTATCCGTTTACCACTTTACACCCAAATTTAGGCGTGGTTCGCACAGACGAAAACAACAGTTTTGTCATGGCGGATATTCCCGGACTGATTGAAGGCGCGGCAGAGGGCGCGGGTTTGGGGCATCGCTTTTTGAAACATTTATCGCGTACAGGTTTATTGTTGCATGTGGTTGATTTAGCACCCTTTGATGAGACAACCGACACAGCTGGCGAAGCCTTGGCGATTATCCACGAATTGCGTAAATACGATGAAAATTTGTACGACAAACCGCGCTGGTTGGTGTTGAATAAATTGGATATGCTGGACGATGAAGAGGCTGAACAACGCGCCAATGATTTTTTGAACGCGATTGGTTGGGATTATCCTGCGCCTGATGACCGTTTTGAATTTGACATGAATACGCCAAGATTATTTAAAATCAGTGCATTAACACACGAAGGCACGCAAGAATTGATTCAGCAAATCACGCGTTATTTAAACGAGAAAAAACGTTTGCAAGCCGAAGCTGATGCCATCGCTAAAGCACAAACGCAGCCCGAAATCACGGCTATTGTGCAAACCGATATGTCTGTTTTTAAAGCAGAATAA
- a CDS encoding class I SAM-dependent methyltransferase: protein MQLQGILPFAHSLLSGCLKTGDIAVDGTMGNGNDTLFLAQLVGETGKVYAFDIQAAALLATERRLREADVLTRVSLIQVGHENLAQYVPQNVAAAVFNFGYLPRGNHAITTLPETSLQAIQSALNLLKINGLLVLVVYHGHEMGKLESHAINHFVEQLPQNAFRVLRYEFVNQANCPPYILAIEKLTVLS from the coding sequence ATGCAATTACAAGGCATTTTACCGTTTGCTCATTCATTGCTTTCAGGCTGCCTGAAAACAGGCGACATCGCCGTTGATGGCACAATGGGCAATGGCAACGACACACTTTTTCTTGCGCAACTCGTTGGCGAAACAGGCAAAGTGTATGCGTTTGACATTCAAGCTGCCGCGCTGCTGGCAACTGAACGGCGGTTACGTGAAGCTGATGTGTTGACGCGTGTTTCGTTGATTCAAGTGGGGCACGAAAATTTGGCACAATATGTTCCGCAGAATGTGGCGGCGGCGGTGTTCAATTTTGGCTATTTGCCGCGTGGCAACCACGCGATTACCACGCTGCCTGAAACCAGTTTACAGGCGATTCAATCAGCTTTAAATTTATTAAAAATCAATGGATTGCTTGTTTTAGTAGTGTATCATGGACACGAAATGGGCAAATTGGAAAGCCACGCCATCAATCATTTTGTCGAGCAATTACCGCAAAATGCGTTTCGCGTATTGCGTTATGAATTTGTCAATCAAGCGAATTGTCCGCCGTATATTTTGGCAATTGAAAAATTAACTGTATTGTCATGA
- the rng gene encoding ribonuclease G: MIPDTIPLPKDIKRPPETVLVNITPQETRVAILEENNICELHIERNSGHGFVGNIYLGVVRRVLPGMQSAFVDIGLERAAFLHIVDMLEQKQNPDETQRIEHMLFEGQTLLVQVIKDPINSKGARLSTQISLAGRFLVHLPQDEHIGISQRIENEEERDSLRERLNALLPENACHGYIIRTSAETATDHELQADIDYLTKVWENIQKQAKTCLPESLLYQDLPLSLRMLRDMFNDNTVQILADSKLNYEKMAQFAQLYVQGAADKLRLFQGERPLFETYGVESAINQALKPRVNLNFGSYLIIESTEAMTTIDVNTGGFVGLRNFDETIFKTNLEACYAIARELRLRNLGGMILIDFIDMTLPEHREAVLQEFAKALSLDRTRVTLNGFTSLGLVELTRKRTRENLNHVLCEFCPVCEGRGRLKTAQTVCYEIQREIVRESRRFDVKQFRIIASQPVIDLFLDEEAQSLAMLIDFIGKPISLETDRYYSQEQYDIVLV, translated from the coding sequence ATGATTCCCGATACCATTCCTTTGCCTAAAGACATCAAGCGTCCGCCAGAAACCGTGTTGGTGAACATCACGCCACAAGAAACGCGTGTAGCGATTTTAGAAGAAAACAATATTTGTGAATTGCATATCGAACGCAATTCAGGACACGGTTTTGTGGGAAATATTTATTTGGGCGTGGTGCGGCGTGTTTTACCAGGTATGCAAAGCGCGTTTGTAGACATTGGTTTGGAACGCGCTGCATTCTTGCACATCGTTGATATGCTGGAACAAAAACAAAATCCAGATGAAACGCAACGCATTGAACATATGCTGTTTGAAGGGCAAACGTTACTGGTGCAAGTCATCAAAGACCCAATTAACAGCAAAGGTGCGCGTTTGTCCACGCAAATTTCGTTGGCAGGACGATTTTTAGTACATTTGCCACAAGATGAACACATCGGCATCTCCCAACGTATTGAAAATGAAGAAGAACGCGATAGTTTGCGTGAACGACTCAACGCTCTGCTACCTGAAAATGCGTGTCATGGTTACATCATTCGCACCAGCGCAGAAACCGCCACCGACCACGAATTGCAAGCCGATATTGATTATTTAACCAAAGTGTGGGAAAACATTCAAAAACAAGCCAAAACGTGTCTTCCTGAAAGTTTGTTATATCAAGATTTGCCATTGAGTTTGCGTATGTTGCGTGATATGTTTAATGACAATACGGTGCAAATTTTGGCAGATTCTAAATTGAATTACGAAAAAATGGCGCAATTTGCCCAACTTTATGTGCAAGGTGCGGCAGATAAATTACGATTATTCCAAGGCGAACGCCCATTATTTGAAACCTATGGCGTAGAAAGTGCTATTAATCAAGCACTTAAACCGCGTGTTAATTTGAATTTTGGCAGCTATTTGATTATTGAGTCCACTGAAGCCATGACCACAATTGACGTGAATACTGGCGGATTTGTCGGTTTGCGAAATTTTGATGAGACCATTTTCAAAACCAATTTAGAAGCGTGTTATGCGATTGCGCGTGAGTTGCGTTTACGGAATTTGGGGGGCATGATTCTGATTGATTTCATAGACATGACGCTACCTGAACACCGTGAAGCCGTGTTGCAAGAGTTTGCCAAAGCCTTGAGTCTTGACCGCACACGCGTTACCCTCAATGGTTTTACCAGCTTGGGTTTGGTGGAATTGACGCGTAAACGAACGCGCGAAAATTTGAATCACGTTTTGTGTGAATTCTGTCCCGTATGCGAAGGGCGCGGCAGACTGAAAACCGCGCAAACCGTCTGCTATGAAATTCAACGCGAAATTGTACGCGAAAGTCGGCGATTTGATGTCAAACAATTTAGGATTATCGCTTCGCAACCTGTGATTGATTTATTTTTGGACGAAGAAGCGCAATCATTGGCGATGTTGATTGATTTTATTGGCAAACCCATTTCATTGGAAACCGATAGATATTATTCACAAGAACAATATGATATTGTTTTGGTTTAA